Genomic DNA from Polyodon spathula isolate WHYD16114869_AA chromosome 8, ASM1765450v1, whole genome shotgun sequence:
ggTCTGTGAGGGAGCATACTGAATTGCAGGATGTATTTATCTCTAATCAAATATTGAGTGGGCTAATTTATGCCCTAGTCTTACCTCCATTGAaattcaaaaacataaaaaagaacactgCTGGATTTTCAACCTGCATTTTTTTCTAATCCATTTTGGTCacactaaaacatatttttttcatgtgttcAGCATTGATTTGGTTTTGCAGGCTATAGTATAAAAGCCAGACCTGGCAGCAATGTGCAAAGGTTGGCTCTTGCAGTGGTTTTCTGCAATGCAATCATTTTTGCTTTCAGGATGTGGGTCAGTTATACAGAAAATCAGTGAACTGGGCTGCCAACACCCCCTTTATCTGGTTACTTGACGTCAGGAGCatcccagaaatctttcacatggtacacaAAACTGAGCCGCACTgacatcccatctcatgccgataacgactctgcatcaccatgctgtaaagtgtttcagcctaTCAGAGTGCTAGATTTACACTCTTACTGAAGCTTCAACCAACTTATCTGCTACTGTTTGCTCTTTACTACccctaaataaacagtacaatcctATATGCTTCAAATGTCTGTTTTGCTTCAACCAGTCGCGTGAGATAATTTGTGAGTCCATGGTTATCAAGCTGACATTTTGCAAACCAATGGTGCGCACAGTGCGTAACGTGCATGCGGCAGTGGGAGCCCATGGTGTCCTGTATATCAAATAATTAGATACCAATGTGCTGCCAAAACTCATGGAAGAGGTTGCCTATTCATCCATCTTGATATTTAATTCACATAGGATCGGATAGTAGTTTCATTGTGAGAAGTCTATTGGAAGTAGCAGAGATTAGTTCTTAAAATGAATCATTTTGTGAGCCAAGATTTTAGAATTCTAAAAAAACATTGCTTCACACTGTCCCCCCAACCAGCAGTCCCTGTGCCTTCAATATTTGCTAAACAAGATCCTGTATCAGAAACCTGTAGTCTAATCTATGAGagggtttaaaagtaaaataacattttgtaaataggACCCACAAATCATCAGATCTACatgcagtgtgagtgtgtttttcTCAGTGGGCCACAAGCAGAAATTCAGTGAGAGAACAACTAGAGTTTTAAAATATTCTCACAACGTAAGGTCAACAAAGACTTTGTGATGTGGTCCCTGGGTGTGCCACCCAGTTTACCCAACTCGGTATCCCAAGCTTCAGTCAACCAGGACTTCAAAGAGCATTGTAGTAATTCCACTTAAAAATGACTGACACTGAAATGTCTTCAGTGGTGCTGTATTTCACCTATAGATATGCTCTGTTTCCATTCTTCTGGCAAAAAGATGGTACCAGCCCAGTATTAGAGAAGGGAATCTAACTACTGGGTCGTGATGTCATAATGTTGTGTTCCATAGAGTACAAGAACTGCATTGTCAGCCAGAATTCCTCACAAAACAAGCGTTCTTATTGGACAATAAACACCCAAATGGCATCGTGCCTTGtctccttttttttatattttctgcaagTTTTAATAAGAGACCTCTAAAGATGTATTGACTGAAGAATAAAGAATGTAAAGGCATTTGCCATTCTCATGCTGTAgagtaataatttattttgaaagatgTTTGTTTGCAGATGTTTGCCTCTGGGGAAATCTACAAGGACAAAATCACATACAAACCCTGTACTGCTTATTATAATAACATCACATAAAAATCCTGTACTGCTTATTATAATAACATgtgaaaatataaacaatatcaaCATGGCTGTATGCTATTATTGAAGAAGACAGGGCTGTGCACacgttctatgtcattatccgttagtgcttcagtttttatttggatgattgcttttaccttgttttaatttcccgttcctctccagtttctctgagatatgaatgtaccaactttacatcattttctttttacgtattctcattttgttgatcattattCTGTATTGTGGGTGCTGTTGAGTGggtgtgtttgaattgaaagtgatggtctcgaggaatgtggcggagtgtcccgcccctttatgtttattagtgttttatgttgtatgtagtgtgttaatgttggtgtttatgtataaaatacacaggatataaatatgggttacgagcacaagtgtttaaaatgtatatttgtatttcggcatgaggattgcacagcacttcacgtgcaagtaaaataatatgtgagcacagggaattgcacttttattaattcacgtgcagttgtaccgagactccaattgaatgattgattagcaatcgagtctcggtacagctgcataaaagctgcatgttttcactcactcggggttgtgtgttcgtgagtggagaacgggagagagaaggagtttttggggttttgagataacaattgctacagtgtgttggaagtgccagcacagtacttATTTGTCttttcgtccactgtcttgtttagtgttgtacGTTTTgcttaactttttattttggcctcaagtgccatgtcctgttttgtgtgttttgttgaaacctttttgtttattattatttgcaataaaactcaccgccattcatcagtgtttggagtctatttctggtctgacgtcacccctgcaaagccatcctgttcacaaggaATCAAATGGGTCAAAGTTGAAATAATGAAATCAACGCATGGACTGATTACCATTTGCTTCAATATTAACTGAagttaaaatatgaaaaacactAACTATGTTGATTTGTGCTGGAAAATGACTCAACGAACTCCAATCTAAGGCACAGCTTACAAACATCAATGCATTTGCCATTGGATGAATTCCACTAATGCCATTGGTTTAATACAAAGAATGAGGTTGCTGGTCATTTTGACCCACATTTTGGGAAAGCAGTGTCCCATACATGTGTCAGTTGATCACAGATCTAGCTTTGCTGACAGACTTTAAAAGTGGGCAGAGCTATTTGTGGTGGTGAGTTTGAATAGCAGTGCCTTGCAAGTCCTGTCCCACGGCGCTCAGATTCCACAAAACTGCTGAAGCTACAACTCTTACTGTAATGAAACCCTAATGGAACATCAGATAAGAACTTTCTTAAAACCCTCCTCTAGTTGCCAAATGGCaaatacagctatggacaaaagttttgcatcatcgaAAATTTAGGAtaaagacataataaaaataaactacatcagcataatttagatattttatttaacattctgtaatcaaagaaactacaaaatatcacaaaagCTATAAATATGTGGACAGCTACAAAGCGCTACATAATTCGATATGTTAACGTatcattattcaacaggtttcattcgactttatgaagcacaatgtgttaattctttagggtgatgcaaaacttttggacagagCTGTACAATTTAGGACTTGGTATTtggatctgccactgtttaaatgGTTAAAATTGACCTCTTGTATTTTCATTCTAGGTCTATCAGTACATGCATGAAACCATAACTGTTCAAGGCTGTCCTGAATACCAGGCCCGCGCCACTGCAAAGGTAAGCTCTTTGCTCATCAATAATCCATGTGCTGTAAATGATGTTTTTGAATATGCTGTAAATGTGTGTTTGAGGTGTTTCTTACAGGTGTTTACTCTGTAAGGAAATTCAGACAGCAGTGGCAGCCCAGACTGCAGACCCAGTGCTGTTGCTTCCCAGGTAATACAACCAGATCATAACCCTGAAAAATCAATCTTTATATTTTAGAAGCCCCATTGTTTACAAGCAGTGTTGCAGAGATGCAGAGGGTGTTAAGAATCCAGATATGAAGTAAtacccttcttttttttttctatctgtcaTTAACtgataatgtttttcttttaaacattgagACAGCTGGCACTAATGCTGTCGCTCAGAATTTAATTAAATACCAATTCAATTCTaatcgttctttctttctttgttcgTTTATGTAATTAATTTCACCAACGTTCTGTGTGTTCATAAGCACCTTGTGGATTTAATTAAGAAGTTCTTCATTTAAGGACATAATGTAATCATCACTGGTGCAATGCctgaccttttattttatattaaaatgttatattaaaaagcCATGTCTTTTTACTGCATATTAAACATAGGCTTAAGTGTCTATGTAATCAGTGTGGGCAAAAAATATGCAGAGAACAAAAATATCTCCAAAAAGTTGGACTTGAGGGAATAAATAAAAACGTTATCTAAAAGCATCaaaaagagaggaaaaaaaactagTTGGTTCCACTCGCTGTGTAAAATGAGCTGTGGTAATTTAATTGCTAATCGTACCTATTCTTGTAAAAAATGTATAGTATTTTAATAGCCCTTAACATCTGATTTGTAATGCACACCTCACAGAAATAAAAGTGTGAATGCATTTAGCTGAGGCAGTGGAGTGGGCTTTTTTTTGGGAGAGGAGAGGTCTTAGGTctcaattttatttctgttttgttgaaaCAGCTGCACTGtagtactgtacagcatttcattttcagcAGTGTTTTGTAGCTATCTGGGTGTAACAATGGACAGGCTGGTTTGATGCTAATCTAGCTCAGAACATggacaagcacagagcacattttaATAGTCAAATGCTTCAGACCACACATAGTTCATCAGTTCCTTTCTATAATATACAGATGTGAGGGTCAGGTACAGTAGATGCTTATTAATAACCTCTCAGTTCCCAGCAAAATGTTGTCATTAATCAAAATttgccaataagcgaaaagcTCCAGTTTTCAAGTGTATTCATATTGAACAACAGTATATACTGAGTTGTACAAAATGGCTCTGacgtacatgttttaaatgttagtgttaaaatgaacatgagaaacatgaaatacttaaacagaactgtttacttcacgcgtgtgtaaaacaaaacaaaaagggagttggcttaaatagtactacacaatGGTATAGTACAATTGGCCCTACAATGAGTAAACCAAACATAAAGAAgatgtgttgtacttacaatcaattctaaagaacacactttaaaaataagaaatcgTCCAACgctgtctgctttttacaatgtaccatctcccgctgtaaatccatctcaatttttcatagccagtttcaaagccatgATTCTGCCTCAGTCCGCCAGAAATACGCAGTTGAGAAGTCAGCGTGTTATGAAAACTGCATGcagtatgtgcataaatcatgcacATGTGCTCCGTAGCACTGACAACTAGCAATAAAGCTGTCAATAAGCGGCATGCTGATATCAGAATTCCATtcacattaaagtctatgggacgggattggttcctgtgaaaatgttgttaataccCGAAAGTTGTCATTACCAGAGTTGCTAATAACTGGCATCTACTGTATTTCTATTGTTTAACCTGCTGTCTCACATTTGTTAAGCCACATAACTCCATATACACCCAAGGAGCTTTTACACAGCTTCCTGTCCTCTTCTAAACTGGAGGGATATTCAACAGAGTAACCCAGTCCTACCTCTTCAATTCCTTACTCACTTACTAATATAAGCACACCCAGATAAACCAGTGCAAATGTTCCAAAATAATTACATCACTCTAATACAATGTTTTTAACTCAGTATTACAAGACTCAAGTACAAGTTGTGTATGTGCCAATAACCTCTCATGCTTTATAAAGGTACTGTCTCCAACTGCTGCTGAGAAAAACAGACGCTCACTACAGTGGTTCTCCTCCACCTGTCAACATGCCATGAAGCTAACAGCTTGATTCTCTCGCACAGGCGACGGTAGCTGCGTTTGCAGCCAGTGAAGGGCATTCGCACCCTCGGGTGGTGGAGCTGCCCAAGACAGAGGAGGGCCTGGGCTTCAATGTGATGGGAGGGAAGGAGCAGAACTCTCCCATCTACATCTCACGCATCATTCCCGGGGGAGTGGCAGAGAGACACGGGGGCCTCAAGCGAGGGGATCAGCTGCTGTCCGTGAATGGAGTGGTAAGCCCAAAAAATGGATCTTCTTTTTACCACACACTGAACTAGGTTGTCATGTGGCATATTGCTCTTTCAGTAAatagttctgtttttaattagctTAGGCATTTGTTCTGAGATTATATTCCCTGTGTTGTGGAGCTATGAATTTCTTTCTGATGGTACCATTTCCTGTAAGATTTTagtattatacattttcattttaaattttgccCTCAAACGTTCTTCTAGAGTGTGGAAGGGGAGCACCATGAAATGGCAGTAGAGCTGCTTAAGGCTGCGAAGGAGAGCGTCAAGCTGGTGGTGCGCTACACTCCCAAGGTGCTGGAGGAGATGGAGGCCCGCTTTGAGAAACTGAGGATGGCCCGAcgcagacagcagcagcagctcttaatacagcagcagcaacagcagcagcagacactGTCGGCTCAGCAGAACCACATGTCGTAGGTGAGGCTTTTCATTGCTTTCACCCCCTAAGGAACAGGAGGAACAATCCATTTAGTTTTGGCAGCACATAATACCAGCAGGTACTGTGTCGTAACCGTAGCAACCACCAATGATGACCTGTGAAGAACTGCAAATCTAGCAGCGCCATAAGCAGACCATAAATATAGTTTCTGATGACAAAAAGGCTCTATTTATTTCACCCTATTGGTATAAATAACTTTGCTCTTCAGTTAATTAAGCtcacaatactttttttaatgaacaagcACGTGGTTTCCTCACACAAACTGTAAACTGGAAAAGGCTGTTTGGTACAAAACCGGAAATTAGGAGAATACGTTTCAGCTTTCAGAACAGGATAGCTTTGAGAGCCCTGTGCCACATACTTGATGATCTGTGGCTCATCTTTAATTGCGCAATGGCAGTGCCCTCTGCTTTGAGCCAGTGTCCCTGTctcatatgtatgtgtgtttctcTATTTCAAGCCTAAGTAACAGatgctttgttttttacagcCTGCCATTCCCAAAGCCTTAGCACGCCAAGCTATAAAACTAAACCAGCagatgtttaataatattttaatactaaaatatCTACATCAATAGAACTTTGTGAGTCTTTTTAAGTTGTTTCTCTAATTAGTGTCAAAATCAGCCATTATCTGATGTGTGTGCCCTAATTAGTCAATAGGACATATCTGAATCAAAGATGGAAGCAATTTTTGCTACTGGTTAATTAATAGTAATTGTAAGTCATAAGTTACTCCACACCTACTCTCTTTATTTCATctgcaaataataatgaaaaagccCATTCGAATGATAAGATATCCGGGAACTATTAGCGAACATAATGGTTTCGACATTGCTGCCCTTCTGCTGTTTCAGTACAAAAAAGAATGCATTAAGGACCTGTGTCCTTTGCAAATTTGGACTCCATCCAATTCAGGACACAAGCACCCAAGACCCTGATGTGACGCTGCTGTGGCTGAGTGATATATACAGATGGAATGAGGAGAGGTTCAGTTATGTTACGCAAACATAAATATCAAGCATATTATAGGCCGCTTCCataccagatcaaatcgtcaGCCGAGTAGCTGGTATATTACTTGTCCTTCGATAAACAACACATCCAGTGAtcagcaaggaaaggatttatatctgaCCTCAAACCATTGCATCCCTGCCATGcgtctcctcctccccagcctcttCCTGCTTTTTGGTTTAGTTTAacaggggagggcagctatcctgcccccctgcctatggcttccctacagtcagcatCTGCACTTCACTGTGAGGTAATTTATGGGTTGGGTTATCTCGAAAGGCAAAGCCAATGGCCAAAGAGTGAagtataaaatatgtttaatgtagTAGTGTTATCTCGTCTATCTTTTATCGTATGAGTTTCCTAACTGAACCGAACCATTTAGGTGCTATCGTCTTTAGAGACTACATTTTCATCCATCACCCgctgtaaaatacaaatgaaatctGGTGTTATACAACATAACCATCTATTtccatcctaaaaaaaaaaacaacaaccaaaggttttatttaattaagattCTGCCTTACTCAACaaattgttgaaagaacatacatttaaaaattatatttatttacagtttaacagTCAACAAATCCTGAATAATGATTGCATTTAAAATCGTATTTCTTCTCTCCAAAAAATGTTCTATTACAGTGGCAGTCTTTATAGCAGACAAATGGTTTAGTCacaacacatgttttattattagaaaataatgtTTGTGGAGATGttgtaagaattaaaaaaaaaacacaaccactgCAATTACAAACCAAGATAAATAAAACCGCAGCTTCACACAATGAATGGCCAAAAATATATATCCATCAGGATGGTGATTTTCTGCAAATGTTATCATTCCAGGGACACCGAGACACTCTCTTGATGGACAGTGCAGTCATTGGCTTGTAGgactgttgctgaatagttgcacaaaTCTCGCACACAACATATAGGTGTAGGGGATCACATGACACCTCACATGTACACAAACATTTGTATACCTTGCCAGCCTGTGTATATGAAACCATGCATATGTCATAATGGTCTCTTTTAAATGAAGACTTTCTCATTAATATCGTAACAAAGAATGCCTTTTTTTCCAGCATTGTATTAGTACACAAGAGGATTCAAATGATATGTGGCACACCTTTTATACAGCCCTTACATAAAAAAAGGACTTAGTCTCATTTCTGTAGTGATTTTTAACTGAATGCTGTTTGGTTGTTGTTAATGAATAGATTTGTAATGCATTGGATTTGCagggtttaaatgtgtttatatccATCTGGCTTAAAGCCAGAGGTTTTTGGTTCCCtgacacatatttaaaaaattacaatattTCAGTGGCATTAGATGCATATAAATATGCTAATTATCTA
This window encodes:
- the LOC121320031 gene encoding protein lin-7 homolog A-like → MATVIQPLTLERDVARAIELLEKLQETGEVPVHKLQSLRKVLQSEFCTAVREVYQYMHETITVQGCPEYQARATAKATVAAFAASEGHSHPRVVELPKTEEGLGFNVMGGKEQNSPIYISRIIPGGVAERHGGLKRGDQLLSVNGVSVEGEHHEMAVELLKAAKESVKLVVRYTPKVLEEMEARFEKLRMARRRQQQQLLIQQQQQQQQTLSAQQNHMS